The Treponema primitia ZAS-1 genome window below encodes:
- a CDS encoding sensor histidine kinase produces MAIAFFSISLHLTKFGNYYYSFSPIFKLDYSIFSYVGTSFKLPLATIARLMNIGIALYLLAVPLFVYEFTNTNEHNSKRITFLLAMVIYNLLFYDPITAYFAYISFNSISVSPFFSKCIYILHQFNRIWLLVYLFYPVYILSKYVITNTIPFIRRQLVLLAICLGIMNLLFYSVFFLGPLMMSPEKAFATGFWIFENIQVFYRYYLIIPLLTVFVLLFTLLLLLNYRLGSLITVFTDRKIQRNINRMNEFLSDTLHSQKNLLFSINILAKESFTDTYNEAAGKIVELTESSLVQTSQMLETLRSIRYQFKKNNLLEAINEALDKSAPYIKQQGIKILFKKEVYDQDLLVFRFDYFHIVRVLVNLFDNAAEAIAGTNRESGFIRIDIAALFQWVFIIIEDNGMGIKKTALKSLFKPFSSTKSGKLNWGLGLSYAYKIIKAHWGQLRVESTYGGGTIIQIMLPRSKK; encoded by the coding sequence ATGGCAATCGCGTTCTTTTCCATCTCCCTCCATCTTACCAAGTTCGGAAATTATTATTATAGCTTTAGCCCCATATTCAAGCTTGATTATTCAATTTTTTCTTACGTGGGAACAAGCTTTAAGCTGCCCCTCGCCACCATTGCACGGCTCATGAATATCGGTATTGCCCTGTATCTCCTGGCGGTTCCCCTTTTTGTCTATGAATTTACCAACACCAATGAACATAATAGTAAAAGAATTACATTCTTGCTTGCCATGGTGATTTATAATTTGCTCTTCTACGATCCTATAACTGCTTATTTTGCATATATCAGTTTTAACAGCATTTCTGTATCGCCTTTTTTCTCAAAATGTATTTACATTCTGCACCAATTCAACCGGATCTGGCTATTGGTATACCTCTTTTATCCTGTTTATATTTTATCCAAATATGTAATTACGAATACAATACCCTTTATCCGGCGGCAGCTCGTTCTGCTGGCAATTTGCCTTGGGATTATGAATCTTTTATTTTACAGCGTATTTTTCCTTGGTCCCTTAATGATGTCTCCGGAAAAGGCATTCGCCACAGGATTCTGGATATTTGAGAATATCCAGGTATTCTACCGGTATTACCTTATCATTCCCCTACTGACCGTATTTGTTCTGCTGTTTACCCTATTATTACTGCTCAATTACCGCCTCGGAAGCCTTATCACTGTTTTCACGGACAGAAAAATACAACGAAATATAAATCGCATGAATGAATTTTTAAGTGATACCCTGCATTCCCAAAAGAACCTGCTTTTCAGCATCAATATCCTGGCAAAGGAATCATTTACGGACACCTATAATGAAGCGGCAGGGAAAATCGTGGAATTGACCGAATCCTCACTGGTGCAAACTTCGCAAATGCTTGAAACCCTGCGGAGTATCCGCTATCAATTCAAAAAAAACAACCTGCTTGAGGCAATAAATGAGGCGTTGGACAAAAGCGCTCCATATATTAAACAACAGGGAATAAAAATCCTTTTTAAAAAGGAGGTTTACGATCAGGATCTTTTAGTTTTTCGTTTTGACTACTTTCATATTGTGCGTGTACTGGTTAATCTTTTTGACAATGCGGCGGAAGCCATTGCGGGTACAAACCGGGAATCCGGGTTTATACGTATAGATATTGCCGCCCTGTTTCAATGGGTATTTATCATTATTGAGGATAATGGCATGGGTATCAAAAAAACAGCCTTAAAAAGCCTGTTTAAGCCTTTTAGCAGCACTAAATCGGGTAAATTAAACTGGGGGCTCGGGCTCTCGTACGCCTACAAAATTATCAAGGCCCACTGGGGGCAGTTACGGGTTGAAAGCACATACGGCGGGGGAACCATTATACAAATCATGCTTCCCAGATCAAAGAAGTAA
- a CDS encoding response regulator transcription factor has product MPIRIIIAEDSSEIRNYFNKIIQSEADMEVAALAASGAEAVEKALLIKPDIILMDIQMESRTDGIEAIAKIHGKEPAIKAIVLTIHSRDDLLYQAYAAGAMDYIIKTNDVADVLTSIRAVASNSLMLRPEIANKIMSEARRIQETQDQMKEILRVMMKITNTEFEIIKLAYDGYSYKDIATQRLVEETTIRSEIYWILKKFNKNKMKDVIKSLKEINFFETFNLN; this is encoded by the coding sequence ATGCCTATTCGTATTATCATCGCAGAAGATTCTTCGGAAATCCGTAATTATTTCAACAAAATAATCCAAAGCGAAGCGGATATGGAAGTTGCCGCCTTGGCGGCAAGCGGTGCGGAAGCGGTAGAAAAGGCCCTGCTCATAAAGCCCGACATCATACTGATGGACATACAAATGGAAAGCAGGACCGATGGTATCGAAGCAATCGCTAAAATACACGGAAAAGAACCGGCTATAAAAGCAATTGTCCTGACCATTCACAGCCGGGACGATCTTTTGTACCAGGCGTATGCTGCGGGGGCGATGGATTATATCATCAAAACAAACGATGTTGCTGATGTGTTAACTTCCATCCGCGCGGTTGCTTCAAACAGCCTGATGCTGCGGCCGGAAATCGCCAACAAAATAATGAGCGAAGCGCGGCGTATCCAGGAAACACAGGATCAAATGAAGGAAATCCTGCGGGTGATGATGAAAATCACCAATACGGAATTTGAAATTATTAAACTTGCCTACGATGGATATTCATATAAGGATATAGCCACCCAGCGCCTGGTGGAAGAAACCACCATCCGTTCGGAAATTTACTGGATTCTGAAAAAATTCAACAAAAACAAAATGAAAGATGTAATTAAATCACTAAAAGAGATTAATTTCTTTGAAACCTTTAACTTGAATTAA